Proteins encoded by one window of Moorella humiferrea:
- a CDS encoding MtaA/CmuA family methyltransferase, with translation MCAMTPKERVLRAINRQWVDRIPVGNPTSVATVESMEACGAYFPDVHLDAEKMATLAATGHEILGFDTIAPYFSVQQEAAAFGLKMNWGEVDSMPDVLENPYEEPEDIIIPSDFLERPSIRTVLDALRILKKEYGDHVCLVGKVMGPWTLSYHLHGTQNFLIKTILEPDKVRRFLDKLKGLSVMFANAQFAAGADVVTVADHATGDLVSGACYRDFLLPVHQEMTKQINGPTILHICGNTTDRLDYIAQAGFTCFHFDSKVNPCQAHEIVDGRISLAGSINNPVTLFNGTPEDVRREVIANIEAGIEIIAPECAVPLRTPNANLKAIVTAVEEYCRNH, from the coding sequence ATGTGTGCCATGACCCCCAAAGAGCGTGTTCTGCGTGCTATAAATCGCCAGTGGGTAGACCGTATCCCTGTGGGCAACCCCACTTCCGTAGCTACTGTCGAGTCCATGGAGGCCTGCGGTGCTTATTTCCCTGACGTCCATCTGGACGCCGAGAAAATGGCCACCCTGGCTGCCACCGGCCATGAGATCCTGGGGTTCGATACCATTGCCCCTTACTTCAGTGTCCAGCAGGAAGCGGCGGCTTTTGGTCTCAAGATGAACTGGGGCGAAGTTGATTCCATGCCCGACGTTCTGGAAAATCCTTACGAGGAACCGGAGGACATTATTATCCCTTCCGATTTTCTGGAACGCCCCTCAATACGTACTGTACTAGATGCTCTGCGCATCCTGAAAAAGGAGTATGGCGACCATGTCTGCCTGGTTGGCAAGGTTATGGGGCCTTGGACACTCTCCTATCATTTGCACGGTACCCAGAACTTCCTCATAAAAACAATCCTGGAACCCGATAAAGTACGCCGTTTCCTGGATAAACTCAAAGGCCTCAGCGTCATGTTTGCCAATGCTCAGTTTGCCGCCGGAGCTGATGTGGTAACGGTGGCCGACCATGCCACCGGCGATTTGGTGAGCGGCGCCTGTTACCGCGACTTTCTCCTGCCAGTGCACCAAGAGATGACGAAGCAGATTAACGGCCCGACAATCCTGCATATCTGCGGCAATACCACCGACCGCCTGGATTATATCGCTCAGGCCGGGTTTACCTGTTTCCATTTTGACTCCAAGGTCAATCCCTGCCAGGCCCATGAGATTGTCGACGGCCGTATCTCCTTGGCCGGCAGCATTAACAATCCGGTCACCCTTTTCAACGGCACGCCCGAGGATGTGCGCCGGGAGGTAATCGCGAACATTGAAGCCGGTATCGAGATTATTGCTCCGGAGTGCGCCGTACCTCTCCGGACCCCAAATGCCAACCTGAAAGCCATTGTAACTGCAGTGGAAGAATATTGCCGTAACCATTGA
- a CDS encoding GntP family permease, producing the protein MSGPLLLLVVVAVIILLILLVSKVRLNAFLALIVTSIVLGLLGGIKPVEVVKLVTEGFGGLMANIGIVIALGVIIGEFLEATGGAEKIAESVLKVVGRERSVLAMGITGGIVSIPVFCDSGFVILNPVIKALSRVGKVPLFSLSTALMAGLLTTHVFVPPTPGPIAAAGILGADLGKVVFYGILVSIPPIIVCSLWANSRFIRNKFPKLAEEDKIIEDQEAARRAKCPSTIQAYLPIVIPIILIVLQSFGNQLLPKGSSAQNFLGFIGHPVTALLIGTALAFTLAPLGNKDIWDTWVGRALEKSTIIILVTAAAGSFGKILGATGIGEYLGKLIAGSGVPGILLPFLISAFILTAQGSATVALLTTSAIVKPMLPALGLSPELAVLAIAAGAVTVVHANGSYFWVVVKFSNMDITEGYWSVTLTTLILGIVGFLSVAVLSLFI; encoded by the coding sequence ATGTCTGGGCCGTTATTGCTGCTGGTAGTTGTTGCCGTCATTATTCTATTGATTCTCCTGGTTTCCAAGGTTAGACTAAATGCCTTCTTGGCTTTAATTGTGACTTCAATAGTGCTGGGACTTCTCGGTGGCATTAAACCAGTAGAGGTAGTGAAACTGGTAACCGAGGGTTTCGGCGGCCTGATGGCCAACATTGGTATTGTTATTGCCCTGGGTGTTATTATTGGAGAGTTTCTTGAAGCGACAGGTGGCGCTGAAAAGATTGCCGAATCGGTTCTAAAGGTAGTCGGTCGCGAACGCAGTGTGCTGGCTATGGGTATAACCGGCGGCATTGTTTCGATTCCTGTTTTTTGCGATTCCGGTTTTGTCATCCTTAATCCTGTCATCAAAGCCCTATCGCGGGTAGGTAAAGTCCCCCTATTTAGCCTGTCGACGGCTCTGATGGCCGGTCTTTTGACTACCCATGTCTTTGTCCCACCGACACCGGGTCCTATCGCTGCTGCCGGTATCCTGGGTGCTGACCTGGGTAAGGTAGTATTTTATGGGATCTTAGTTTCCATTCCGCCGATTATTGTTTGCTCCCTGTGGGCCAACTCCAGATTCATCCGTAACAAGTTCCCGAAGTTAGCGGAAGAAGATAAGATTATTGAAGACCAGGAGGCCGCCCGGCGAGCTAAATGTCCTTCCACGATACAGGCCTATTTACCCATAGTAATACCTATTATTTTGATTGTTTTGCAGTCTTTTGGTAACCAGTTATTACCCAAAGGAAGCAGCGCCCAGAATTTCCTAGGCTTTATCGGTCATCCTGTCACCGCCCTTTTAATCGGTACGGCCCTGGCCTTTACCCTGGCCCCTTTGGGTAACAAGGATATTTGGGATACCTGGGTAGGCCGCGCCTTGGAAAAATCAACGATTATTATCCTGGTCACTGCTGCTGCCGGTTCCTTTGGTAAAATCCTGGGTGCCACCGGCATCGGTGAATACCTGGGCAAGCTAATCGCGGGTAGTGGCGTCCCTGGTATTTTGCTTCCTTTCTTGATTTCCGCTTTTATCCTTACAGCCCAGGGCTCAGCAACGGTGGCCCTGTTGACTACTTCAGCCATAGTCAAACCCATGCTGCCGGCCCTCGGTCTTTCGCCGGAACTGGCTGTTCTTGCCATTGCCGCCGGTGCCGTGACCGTCGTTCATGCCAATGGAAGTTATTTCTGGGTGGTTGTTAAGTTTTCCAACATGGATATTACCGAAGGTTATTGGAGCGTCACCCTTACAACCCTTATCTTAGGTATTGTCGGCTTCTTAAGCGTAGCTGTTCTTTCCCTCTTTATTTAA
- a CDS encoding C40 family peptidase, with the protein MKKWGKYCLTTALAGSFIFAAAGVALAQPYEVKRGDTLWAISRRYGVTVEQIQAANNLHSSLILVGQVLEIPASIPSSGPEVRNVLPASRGEETTTTTTAKRVAAIARQYLGVPYRWAGTSPSGFDCSGFTQYVFRQVGIELPRTASDQAASGSHVAKEDLQVGDLVFFNTYGTGISHVGIYIGNGKFISASSSRGVAIDNIDDPYYWGRRYRGARRVI; encoded by the coding sequence TTGAAGAAGTGGGGTAAATACTGCCTGACCACCGCCTTGGCCGGTTCTTTTATTTTCGCAGCCGCCGGGGTGGCCCTGGCCCAGCCCTATGAAGTAAAAAGGGGCGATACTCTGTGGGCCATCTCCCGCCGCTACGGCGTCACCGTCGAACAAATCCAGGCGGCCAACAACCTTCATTCTTCGTTAATTTTAGTTGGACAAGTCTTGGAGATTCCCGCATCCATCCCTTCCTCTGGGCCAGAAGTGCGCAACGTCTTGCCTGCCTCCCGCGGGGAAGAAACTACTACCACCACCACCGCTAAACGAGTGGCCGCCATTGCCAGGCAATATCTTGGTGTCCCCTACCGCTGGGCGGGGACAAGCCCCAGTGGTTTCGACTGCTCCGGATTTACCCAGTATGTTTTCCGCCAGGTGGGCATCGAACTGCCCCGCACCGCATCCGATCAGGCCGCCAGCGGCAGTCACGTCGCCAAGGAGGATCTCCAGGTAGGCGATCTAGTATTTTTCAACACCTATGGTACCGGAATCAGCCACGTCGGTATTTACATAGGTAACGGCAAGTTCATCAGCGCCTCCAGTTCCCGGGGGGTAGCTATTGATAACATTGATGACCCCTACTACTGGGGACGGCGCTACCGCGGCGCCCGGCGGGTGATATAA
- a CDS encoding type II toxin-antitoxin system HicA family toxin translates to MSIKRRDLIRYFEANGFYLLREGANHSIYTNGIKTVPVKRHRTLDRITANELCKQAGLKPIF, encoded by the coding sequence GTGTCTATAAAACGTCGGGACTTGATTCGTTACTTTGAGGCAAATGGTTTTTATTTACTACGGGAAGGTGCTAACCATTCAATCTATACCAATGGTATAAAAACGGTACCTGTTAAAAGGCACCGCACGCTGGACCGGATTACAGCCAATGAACTTTGCAAGCAGGCGGGTTTAAAGCCAATATTTTAA
- a CDS encoding type II toxin-antitoxin system HicB family antitoxin, with protein MLSNYTARYTKISSGYLGQLVEWPEVITEGKTLEECREMLKDALREMILAYRQQKKEIPPGGALLEQVPVEF; from the coding sequence ATGCTCAGCAACTATACGGCACGTTATACAAAGATCAGTTCAGGTTACCTGGGACAACTGGTCGAGTGGCCTGAGGTAATAACTGAAGGGAAAACCCTGGAAGAATGTAGAGAAATGCTTAAGGATGCCCTTCGGGAGATGATTCTGGCCTATCGCCAGCAAAAGAAAGAAATTCCCCCTGGAGGCGCATTATTAGAACAGGTGCCGGTGGAGTTTTAG
- the guaA gene encoding glutamine-hydrolyzing GMP synthase produces the protein MSSNNKQPAEIVLVLDFGGQYNQLIARRIREAGVYSEMIPFNTPLEEILARRPKGIVFSGGPASVYSPGAPRIDRALYASGIPILGICYGMQLMAHDLGGRVEAAAGREYGKTELEVTTDDILFAGLPRNMQCWMSHGDYISAPPPGFQVTARSVYTPVAAMSDPGRRLYGVQFHPEVKHTPLGQEMLRRFLFQVCGCRGDWSVSSFIEEQVAAIRERVGDGRVLCALSGGVDSSVAAALVHRAVGDRLTCVFVNHGLLRQGEAEQVQKTFGQALQVNLIYVDASERFLAKLAGVTDPEEKRKIIGHEFIRVFEEEARKLGKVDFLVQGTLYPDVIESGTETAAVIKSHHNVGGLPEDMELELIEPLRLLFKDEVRRVGEELGLPEEIVWRQPFPGPGLAIRILGEVTPEKLAILRQADAIVTEEIRRAGLYREIWQSFAVLPSMKSVGVMGDERTYAYPIVVRAVTSDDAMTADWARLPYELLERISSRIVNEVRHVNRVVYDITSKPPATIEWE, from the coding sequence ATGAGTAGTAATAACAAGCAACCTGCGGAAATAGTCCTGGTCCTGGACTTCGGCGGCCAGTACAACCAGTTGATTGCACGGCGCATCCGCGAAGCCGGGGTTTACTCGGAAATGATCCCCTTTAACACGCCCCTGGAGGAGATCCTGGCCCGGCGGCCCAAAGGTATTGTCTTTTCCGGCGGGCCGGCCAGCGTTTACAGCCCGGGGGCGCCGCGCATTGACCGAGCTTTATATGCGAGCGGCATCCCCATTTTAGGCATATGCTATGGCATGCAGCTCATGGCCCACGACCTTGGGGGCCGGGTGGAGGCAGCCGCAGGGCGGGAATACGGTAAGACCGAGCTTGAAGTAACGACTGACGACATCCTCTTTGCCGGGTTACCCCGGAACATGCAGTGCTGGATGAGCCACGGCGACTATATCAGTGCCCCGCCGCCGGGCTTCCAGGTAACGGCCCGCTCGGTCTACACGCCGGTGGCAGCCATGAGCGACCCGGGGCGCCGGCTTTACGGCGTCCAGTTTCACCCGGAAGTCAAGCACACGCCCCTGGGCCAGGAGATGCTCCGCCGTTTCCTCTTCCAGGTGTGCGGCTGCCGCGGTGACTGGTCGGTCAGCTCCTTTATCGAGGAGCAGGTAGCGGCTATCCGGGAGCGGGTGGGTGACGGCCGCGTCCTCTGCGCCCTGAGCGGCGGCGTAGATTCTTCCGTAGCCGCGGCCCTGGTGCACCGGGCCGTGGGCGACCGTTTAACCTGCGTCTTTGTCAATCATGGCCTCCTGCGCCAGGGCGAGGCGGAGCAGGTGCAAAAGACCTTCGGCCAGGCCCTGCAGGTGAACCTGATCTATGTCGACGCCAGCGAGCGTTTCCTGGCTAAGCTGGCAGGGGTGACCGACCCGGAAGAGAAGCGCAAGATTATCGGCCACGAGTTTATCCGCGTTTTTGAAGAGGAGGCCAGAAAGCTGGGGAAAGTGGATTTCCTGGTCCAGGGAACCTTATATCCTGACGTCATCGAAAGCGGCACCGAAACGGCGGCCGTTATCAAAAGCCACCATAACGTCGGCGGCCTGCCGGAAGACATGGAGCTGGAGCTAATCGAACCGCTGCGGCTTTTATTCAAAGACGAGGTGCGCCGGGTGGGGGAGGAACTGGGCCTGCCCGAGGAAATAGTCTGGCGCCAGCCCTTCCCCGGGCCGGGACTGGCCATCCGTATTCTGGGGGAGGTAACACCGGAAAAGCTGGCGATTTTACGCCAGGCGGATGCCATTGTAACCGAAGAGATCCGGCGGGCCGGTCTCTACCGGGAAATTTGGCAGTCCTTTGCTGTTTTGCCCTCCATGAAAAGCGTGGGTGTTATGGGCGACGAGCGTACCTATGCCTACCCCATCGTCGTCCGGGCCGTGACCAGCGACGATGCCATGACAGCCGACTGGGCGCGGTTGCCTTACGAATTGCTGGAGCGCATCTCTTCCCGCATCGTCAACGAGGTGCGCCACGTTAACCGGGTGGTTTACGACATCACCTCCAAGCCGCCGGCGACCATAGAGTGGGAGTAG
- the hpt gene encoding hypoxanthine phosphoribosyltransferase — protein MQDDIAEVLVSAAEIKKRVKEMGAAISRDYAGKDLLVVGILKGAIIFLADLVREITIPLQLDFMAVSSYGAGTTTSGAVRILKDLEVPVEDKHLLIVEDIVDTGLTLKYLLENLKARKPLSVRACTILDKPERRLVDVHVDYSGFSIPDYFVVGYGLDYAQKYRHLPDICVLKPEVYARQK, from the coding sequence TTGCAGGATGACATTGCTGAAGTCCTGGTCAGCGCCGCTGAGATAAAAAAACGGGTTAAAGAAATGGGCGCGGCCATTAGCCGCGATTATGCCGGCAAGGACCTGCTGGTGGTGGGTATCCTCAAAGGGGCGATTATTTTCCTCGCCGACCTGGTGCGGGAGATTACCATTCCCCTACAGCTCGATTTTATGGCCGTTTCCAGTTACGGCGCCGGGACCACCACGTCGGGAGCAGTGCGCATCTTGAAGGACCTGGAAGTGCCGGTGGAAGATAAGCACCTCCTGATTGTGGAGGATATTGTTGATACCGGCCTGACTTTAAAATACCTGCTGGAAAATTTAAAGGCCCGCAAGCCTTTAAGTGTCCGTGCCTGCACCATCCTGGACAAGCCCGAGCGGCGGTTGGTGGATGTCCATGTCGATTACAGCGGCTTTTCCATCCCGGATTATTTTGTTGTTGGTTACGGCCTTGATTATGCCCAGAAATACCGCCATTTGCCGGACATCTGCGTCTTAAAACCGGAGGTTTACGCCCGGCAGAAATGA
- a CDS encoding J domain-containing protein: protein MSPGTSTLEKRARQILGVSPEAGAQAIKKAYRRLARQYHPDRNPNDKTVVEKFLLITEAYQYLLYHKLPGRNSRLAAGVTLENEDADKLYARWWMEHFGEFF from the coding sequence GTGTCTCCTGGCACCAGTACATTAGAAAAAAGGGCGCGCCAGATCCTGGGAGTCAGTCCCGAGGCCGGCGCCCAGGCAATAAAAAAGGCGTACCGCCGCTTGGCCCGGCAGTACCACCCCGATAGAAACCCTAATGATAAGACCGTCGTAGAAAAATTCCTCCTGATCACAGAAGCCTATCAGTACCTTCTATACCATAAACTGCCCGGCCGTAACTCCCGGCTGGCAGCAGGCGTTACTCTGGAAAATGAGGATGCGGACAAACTGTACGCCCGCTGGTGGATGGAGCATTTCGGGGAGTTTTTCTAA
- a CDS encoding MFS transporter yields MHKEWVDGLNVSRGNPEYGEDFLTLLRYLKSKAMKLKIDTNGKNSELLGRILKEGLADMVVMEVLGPKTLYSQIAGETIDFSDIEKTISIVPQFPQYRFYTTVVPVIREEKFMSTVWSFFCLATAWMNSYGGLLFTRLMVGLGCAGYNTAGYALIGAWFPPRKRGLMTGLFNTGQPLGAFVGVGIAGWLAG; encoded by the coding sequence ATGCATAAAGAATGGGTAGACGGACTCAATGTTTCCCGCGGCAATCCCGAATATGGTGAAGACTTTTTAACTCTCCTGCGTTATTTAAAAAGCAAAGCCATGAAGCTTAAAATTGATACCAACGGCAAAAACAGCGAACTTCTAGGTCGTATTTTAAAAGAAGGCCTGGCCGATATGGTCGTAATGGAAGTATTGGGCCCCAAGACACTATACAGTCAAATCGCAGGAGAAACCATCGATTTCAGTGACATCGAAAAAACTATCTCTATAGTTCCCCAGTTTCCTCAATATCGTTTCTATACGACTGTAGTCCCGGTAATCCGCGAGGAAAAGTTCATGTCTACCGTCTGGAGTTTCTTCTGTCTGGCCACCGCATGGATGAACAGTTACGGCGGCCTGCTGTTCACCCGTTTAATGGTAGGGCTGGGCTGTGCCGGTTATAATACCGCCGGATACGCCCTTATCGGAGCATGGTTTCCTCCGAGAAAAAGGGGACTGATGACCGGCCTCTTCAATACCGGTCAACCCCTGGGGGCCTTCGTCGGTGTGGGTATAGCTGGATGGCTGGCCGGATAA
- a CDS encoding Crp/Fnr family transcriptional regulator, giving the protein MPSNGENENLIKIASPWLTIKGEESWRELLPYGQKIILPKGKVLYASGSMVFNLYYLDRGEIMMRSYNQEGRQKIIWYIEEGNIFCETPFFCGAPTFLEIIANSRCEVYKFSRDFVFNELIPHYPASHPAIPTPTKAPRG; this is encoded by the coding sequence ATGCCTTCCAATGGTGAAAATGAGAACTTGATTAAAATTGCCTCGCCCTGGCTTACTATTAAAGGCGAAGAGAGTTGGCGAGAACTGTTACCCTATGGCCAAAAAATTATTTTACCCAAAGGTAAAGTATTGTATGCTTCCGGTAGCATGGTCTTTAATTTGTATTATTTAGATCGCGGCGAGATCATGATGCGCAGCTACAACCAGGAAGGTCGCCAGAAAATAATCTGGTATATTGAAGAAGGGAATATCTTTTGCGAGACGCCGTTTTTCTGCGGTGCGCCCACTTTTTTGGAAATTATAGCCAACAGTAGGTGCGAGGTGTATAAATTTTCAAGGGACTTTGTGTTCAATGAGCTAATTCCCCATTATCCGGCCAGCCATCCAGCTATACCCACACCGACGAAGGCCCCCAGGGGTTGA
- a CDS encoding uroporphyrinogen decarboxylase family protein: protein MNHIERVRAALARGQSDRVPAGEFELGAGLAAALLGREEPGGFFEEAAARELLGMDLVAVTPKAPLKDEGNECYRDAWGRRLRQQGGLITVQAPAIAVTHEAAGYRLPAADVFDLLPIRRWREETDFFVFAFVDGPFQGTGNLFAFTDFLLAVAGREEAVIDLAAAIVDFNVELARLCIQAGAHAVIIGDDIAYDRGTYIRPALWREIFLPLLRRQVEAIKTLGVPILYHSDGNLQAVLPDLAALSLDGLQGLEPGAGMDIGMVKEQYGGRLCLMGNFDLNLLTTGTPAAIKVAAERLLREVAPGGGYIFSTSGGILSDDLPPENVVALYRAVREYGACYQ from the coding sequence ATGAACCACATTGAACGGGTACGGGCGGCCCTGGCACGTGGACAATCCGATCGGGTCCCGGCGGGTGAATTCGAGCTGGGTGCGGGGCTGGCGGCGGCCCTTCTGGGCCGGGAAGAACCGGGCGGCTTTTTCGAAGAGGCGGCCGCCCGGGAGCTACTGGGCATGGATCTGGTGGCTGTGACCCCCAAAGCGCCCCTTAAAGACGAAGGAAACGAATGTTACCGGGATGCCTGGGGTCGACGTCTAAGGCAGCAGGGGGGATTAATCACCGTTCAGGCCCCCGCTATCGCTGTAACCCACGAGGCTGCCGGCTACCGCCTGCCCGCGGCCGATGTTTTTGATCTCTTGCCCATAAGGCGATGGCGGGAAGAAACCGACTTTTTTGTTTTCGCTTTTGTTGACGGGCCCTTCCAGGGCACAGGCAACCTCTTTGCTTTTACGGATTTCCTTCTGGCTGTGGCCGGCAGGGAAGAGGCCGTCATTGATCTGGCCGCCGCGATTGTTGATTTTAACGTGGAGCTGGCCCGCCTCTGCATACAAGCCGGAGCCCATGCCGTCATTATCGGCGACGACATCGCCTATGATCGGGGGACGTATATTCGTCCGGCGCTATGGCGGGAAATCTTTTTACCCCTCTTACGCCGTCAGGTAGAAGCCATTAAAACGCTGGGCGTACCGATCCTTTACCACTCCGACGGCAACCTGCAGGCAGTTTTACCCGATTTGGCCGCATTATCCCTGGACGGACTTCAAGGTCTGGAACCGGGGGCCGGTATGGATATCGGCATGGTTAAGGAACAATACGGCGGGCGCCTGTGCTTGATGGGCAATTTCGACTTAAACCTCCTGACCACAGGTACGCCGGCGGCCATTAAGGTGGCGGCGGAACGATTGCTCCGGGAAGTAGCCCCCGGAGGGGGGTATATCTTTTCTACTTCCGGCGGCATTTTAAGTGATGACCTGCCGCCGGAAAACGTCGTTGCCCTTTATCGGGCTGTCCGCGAGTATGGTGCATGCTACCAATAA
- a CDS encoding ASKHA domain-containing protein: MQEVLIDFQPVGRRAQVKRGQTILAAAQQLGLALGAGGLTAPCGGRGLCGRCRVRVAAGDAGEPTAAERRFLKPEQLEQGYRLACQAVVLGPLKVEIPPESMLGVQKLQVEGLDVTIVPEAPVKRYALSLSRTTIDNPQPLWQQAAAQLESTYGVERPVVDYELAAATEPLATDGTAVVTLRGSEAINLYFGRPAPPPLGLAVDLGTTKVAGFLINLETGATLAADGIMNPQIAYGEDVMARLGYAMEGEEEYRRIQGVVVEGLNRLAATLVEKAGVAVTDIEEAVIVGNTAMHHLLLHLPVEQLARAPYVPALTVPVEVRARHLGLNLSPGAYIYLTPVIAGFVGGDHVAMIQGSRIDAAKKVTLGLDIGTNTEIVLNYGGKMLSCSCASGPAFEGAHITQGMRAITGAIAAVRLSDDGREVYYETIGGAPPLGICGSGILDVVAELYRTGVINASGRLDLKHPRVRRPAGGGPAEFLLVPAEETGIDGDVVVTQKDIGEIQLAKAAIASGTLLLLEAAGLTVEDLEEVVVAGAFGTHLKVESAVAIGMFPKLPLRAFRQVGNAAGTGARLSLISMSERRRGERIAREVGYIELMTRPSFQDVFMKSLLLP; encoded by the coding sequence ATGCAGGAAGTGTTAATTGATTTTCAACCGGTAGGAAGGCGCGCGCAGGTAAAAAGAGGCCAGACTATTCTGGCCGCGGCCCAGCAGCTGGGACTGGCCCTGGGGGCCGGGGGCTTGACTGCCCCCTGCGGCGGCAGGGGTCTCTGCGGGCGCTGCCGGGTGCGGGTGGCCGCCGGCGACGCCGGGGAACCGACGGCGGCAGAAAGGCGGTTTTTGAAGCCGGAACAGCTGGAACAGGGATATCGTTTGGCCTGCCAGGCGGTGGTTCTGGGGCCGTTGAAGGTAGAAATTCCGCCGGAATCCATGCTCGGCGTACAAAAGCTTCAGGTAGAAGGGTTGGATGTGACCATCGTTCCCGAAGCACCGGTGAAAAGATATGCCCTGTCGTTGTCCCGGACCACCATAGATAATCCTCAGCCCCTTTGGCAGCAGGCGGCTGCGCAGTTGGAAAGCACATACGGCGTGGAACGGCCGGTTGTAGACTATGAACTGGCGGCGGCCACGGAACCCCTGGCGACCGATGGCACCGCTGTAGTCACGCTGCGTGGGTCGGAAGCGATTAACCTCTATTTCGGCCGGCCGGCACCGCCGCCCCTAGGCCTGGCCGTCGATCTGGGGACCACCAAGGTGGCCGGTTTTCTTATAAATCTGGAAACGGGGGCCACCTTGGCCGCCGACGGGATTATGAATCCCCAGATTGCCTACGGCGAAGATGTCATGGCCCGCCTGGGGTATGCCATGGAAGGGGAAGAAGAGTACCGGCGCATCCAGGGAGTGGTTGTTGAGGGGTTGAACCGCTTGGCCGCCACCCTGGTAGAAAAAGCAGGTGTGGCCGTAACGGACATTGAAGAAGCCGTTATCGTGGGCAATACGGCCATGCACCATCTGCTGCTGCACCTGCCGGTGGAACAGCTCGCCCGGGCGCCCTACGTTCCGGCCCTGACTGTGCCGGTGGAAGTCAGGGCTCGGCACCTGGGATTGAACCTCAGCCCGGGGGCCTACATTTATTTAACGCCGGTAATAGCAGGTTTTGTCGGCGGCGACCACGTGGCCATGATCCAGGGTAGCCGCATCGATGCGGCAAAGAAAGTGACCCTGGGCCTGGACATCGGCACCAATACGGAGATCGTGTTAAACTACGGCGGCAAGATGCTTTCCTGCTCTTGCGCTTCCGGCCCGGCCTTTGAAGGCGCCCACATCACCCAGGGAATGCGGGCCATAACCGGCGCCATTGCTGCCGTAAGGTTAAGCGACGACGGCCGGGAGGTGTACTATGAAACCATCGGGGGGGCTCCGCCCTTAGGTATCTGCGGCTCAGGCATCCTCGACGTTGTGGCCGAGCTCTACCGTACTGGCGTCATTAACGCCAGCGGCCGCCTGGATTTAAAACATCCCCGGGTGAGGCGGCCCGCCGGTGGCGGCCCGGCAGAATTCCTGCTGGTGCCGGCGGAAGAGACCGGCATCGACGGCGACGTGGTGGTGACCCAGAAGGACATCGGCGAGATCCAGCTGGCTAAGGCGGCCATCGCCAGCGGCACCCTTTTGCTGCTAGAGGCCGCGGGCCTTACAGTAGAAGACCTGGAGGAGGTTGTCGTCGCCGGGGCCTTCGGCACCCACCTCAAGGTAGAGAGTGCCGTCGCCATCGGTATGTTCCCCAAACTCCCTTTGCGCGCCTTCCGCCAGGTGGGCAACGCCGCCGGCACGGGTGCCAGGCTGTCCCTCATCTCCATGTCCGAAAGGCGGCGGGGGGAGAGAATAGCCCGGGAAGTGGGCTATATTGAACTCATGACCCGGCCGTCCTTCCAGGACGTATTTATGAAATCCCTACTCTTACCGTAA